In one Tripterygium wilfordii isolate XIE 37 chromosome 22, ASM1340144v1, whole genome shotgun sequence genomic region, the following are encoded:
- the LOC119990483 gene encoding probable purine permease 10: MVGEDQEVQLQIISQEAKEENLLDSTNGNNQSNSQHRSYVWWLQLATYTFFLLAGQSAAMVLGRLYFDKGGKSKWMATFAQGAGFPVLIPCYYFAHKTADIAEDFHRTPPSTLVLLSIFLVIGILQAAVSMLYSLGLLYLPVSTYSLICASQLAFNAFFSFLLNAQKFTPFIINSLVLLAISSILLVFQSESTDSTEVSKRKYAIGFLCTVAASAGYGLILSLTQLAFQKVLKHENLKAVLDMIVYPSLVATCAALVGLFASGEWKGLEGEMEGFELGKLPYLMTLIWTAIGWQIFNIGCVAIISEVSSLFSNVISTLGLPIVPVLAVFIFHDKLDGLKAMSMVLAIWGFVSYIYQHYLDDLGSKKDEKKVNEVPNNSPSRTSTNE, translated from the exons ATGGTGGGAGAAGATCAAGAAGTGCAGCTTCAAATCATCA GTCAGGAAGCCAAAGAAGAAAACTTGCTAGACTCTACAAATGGAAACAACCAGTCAAACTCTCAGCACAGAAGTTATGTTTGGTGGCTGCAATTGGCTACCTACACATTCTTTCTCCTTGCAGGACAATCAGCGGCTATGGTCTTGGGAAGACTGTATTTTGACAAAGGTGGAAAGAGCAAATGGATGGCAACATTTGCGCAAGGTGCAGGTTTCCCAGTGCTCATCCCCTGCTACTATTTTGCACACAAAACTGCTGATATTGCAGAAGATTTCCATAGAACTCCACCATCAACTTTGGTCCTTTTATCGATTTTTCTCGTAATTGGTATACTTCAAGCAGCAGTAAGTATGTTGTATTCACTAGGATTATTATATCTTCCAGTGTCTACCTATTCCTTGATCTGTGCGTCGCAACTGGCCTtcaatgccttcttctccttcttgctTAATGCACAAAAGTTCACTCCTTTCATTATCAATTCTCTAGTCCTTCTCGCCATCTCTTCCATACTCCTCGTGTTTCAATCTGAATCCACGGACTCTACTGAAGTCTCTAAGAGAAAGTATGCAATCGGGTTTTTATGCACTGTTGCAGCATCAGCTGGGTATGGATTGATACTTTCACTAACACAACTCGCCTTTCAGAAGGTtctgaaacatgaaaacttgaagGCGGTTTTGGATATGATTGTGTATCCTTCACTGGTTGCGACTTGTGCAGCTCTGGTGGGACTTTTTGCTAGCGGCGAATGGAAGGGTTTAGAGGGAGAGATGGAGGGTTTTGAGCTGGGAAAACTGCCTTACCTCATGACACTAATTTGGACAGCTATAGGGTGGCAGATTTTCAACATTGGGTGTGTAGCAATAATTTCTGAGGTTTCGTCACTCTTCTCCAATGTCATTAGTACTTTAGGTTTGCCTATCGTTCCGGTTCTAGCAGTGTTCATCTTCCACGACAAGCTTGATGGATTGAAGGCGATGTCTATGGTGTTGGCAATATGGGGCTTTGTTTCTTATATCTATCAGCACTATCTTGATGATTTGGGGTCcaagaaagatgaaaaaaaagtcAATGAAGTTCCCAATAACTCTCCTTCCAGGACATCCACAAATGAATAG
- the LOC119990618 gene encoding uncharacterized protein LOC119990618 gives MKFKAFLIENGVNLLERRFLPALEKMGKICHIFLTRDHAIFLHNLLNGDGIQCIAQFRKEALFDDYRISSQNEDRIAFAIDVSLLQRAVRSSVSICSEFGGGPAENRLQIKLVKKLPPNCTQPMPFLTFETKGYKSAVIQDVPISKPLSRAQVLELQTALDLAQDLPPTLVQVPELNQLQSFIDRMKHIGELLNVFISKYGDLHVQISTTLITLGAEFQKLLVIGDRAQSPPEDHNLSARTRSERAVLRGDAQSVQVSVKHFWKSLQCHLAKPDCAFYGIAPQGACLTVIFQFFIPGTHQIDKSISLHCRLPVLDPGSN, from the coding sequence ATGAAGTTTAAGGCATTTCTTATCGAGAATGGTGTAAATCTGTTAGAAAGAAGATTTTTACCGGCCTTGGAAAAGATGGGGAAGATATGCCACATCTTCCTCACGAGAGACCACGCTATCTTTCTCCACAATCTTCTTAATGGTGACGGTATTCAATGCATTGCTCAGTTTCGCAAGGAGGCTCTCTTTGATGACTATCGTATTTCCAGCCAAAATGAAGATCGCATTGCCTTTGCCATTGACGTCTCCCTTCTCCAACGTGCTGTACGTAGCAGTGTCAGCATTTGTAGTGAATTTGGTGGTGGGCCCGCTGAAAATCGCCTCCAAATCAAATTGGTGAAGAAGCTACCTCCCAATTGTACTCAACCAATGCCTTTCCTCACCTTTGAGACTAAGGGCTACAAATCTGCGGTTATTCAGGATGTTCCGATCTCGAAACCACTCTCTAGGgctcaagttcttgaacttcaaaCTGCTTTGGATTTGGCACAGGATTTACCTCCGACTTTGGTTCAGGTTCCAGAATTAAATCAGTTGCAAAGCTTTATCGACAGGATGAAGCATATTGGTGAATTACTTAATGTCTTCATAAGCAAGTACGGGGATCTGCATGTTCAAATTTCAACAACTTTAATCACACTGGGTGCTGAGTTTCAGAAATTGTTGGTCATTGGAGACAGAGCCCAATCACCACCTGAGGATCATAATCTGAGTGCTCGGACACGATCAGAGAGGGCGGTTTTGAGGGGAGATGCTCAGTCTGTGCAGGTAAGTGTGAAGCACTTTTGGAAGAGCCTTCAGTGTCACTTGGCCAAACCTGATTGCGCTTTCTATGGAATTGCTCCTCAAGGGGCTTGCTTGACAGTGATATTTCAGTTTTTCATCCCTGGTACACATCAAATAGATAAATCGATCAGTCTGCATTGTAGGCTTCCGGTACTTGATCCAGGATCCAATTGA